One stretch of Rhipicephalus sanguineus isolate Rsan-2018 chromosome 10, BIME_Rsan_1.4, whole genome shotgun sequence DNA includes these proteins:
- the LOC119372081 gene encoding uncharacterized protein LOC119372081: MESRCTFALKETAVITVAGILIVSLSTATGQSVDRCDPNSVKVCYAMYMTVLWREEFKPSPEGEYDEEELKRGCSIIKAKSPCHQRLANCSEAVTGDLRIQERGYEAMRNIICDVNSLKASPPGAAPASFPSGGQSRPRMARLGRAGLTALGRCERDLSENPAEIACFDKAFNSSCPLSMETAKAAVTRVVNAAALLKGCESSSNAVVVSGGFLVLLVVPVILSWLRT; this comes from the exons ATGGAGTCAAGGTGCACGTTTGCTTTGAAAGAAACGGCGGTGATCACCGTGGCGGGCATTCTGATCGTCTCCTTGTCGACGGCTACAGGGCAAT ctGTTGACAGATGTGACCCGAACTCGGTAAAAGTGTGCTACGCAATGTATATGACCGTGTTATGGCGGGAGGAGTTTAAGCCTAGCCCAGAGGGCGAGTACGACGAAGAGGAGCTCAAGAGAGGTTGCAG CATCATCAAAGCAAAGTCGCCATGTCACCAACGTCTGGCCAATTGCTCTGAAGCGGTGACTGGGGACCTCAGGATCCAGGAGAGAGGATACGAGGCGATGCGCAACATTATCTGCGATGTCAACTCACTGAAAG cgtcacctccgggggctgcaccagctagtttcccgaGTGGCGGTCAATCGAGACCGAGAATGGCGAGGTTGGGGCGAGCGGGACTGACGGCGCTGGGGCGATGCGAGCGGGACCTTAG TGAAAATCCCGCGGAGATTGCCTGCTTCGACAAGGCGTTCAACTCGTCCTGCCCCCTGTCTATGGAGACGGCCAAGGCAGCGGTGACCAGAGTAGTGAATGCCGCAGCCCTACTCAAAGGCTGCGAGTCATCTTCAAACGCAGTCGTGGTTTCCGGAGGTTTTCTCGTTCTGCTGGTTGTTCCCGTTATTCTGAGTTGGTTGAGAACGTGA